The Leptospira langatensis genome includes a window with the following:
- a CDS encoding helix-turn-helix domain-containing protein, whose product MAAKKKIPNLKGKSSGKKVQNRTKKRSSRKKGVQEPERIIGKDTKAEDRYYPELDIDQERAVLYFSARYSIEQVSEILGYSKNTIYKWRAEKPFKDALEREGSLVIQLQRDRFHRSIDEAFNTLHKGISGKNGSPSLAFQVLKETGHLPTTKEKSAQKKQVEQLLAQFLAEMKEAVDGGLGESEN is encoded by the coding sequence ATGGCCGCGAAGAAGAAAATACCTAACCTAAAAGGGAAATCGTCCGGCAAAAAAGTACAAAATCGTACAAAAAAGCGATCATCCCGGAAAAAGGGGGTTCAAGAGCCTGAACGAATCATTGGGAAGGATACCAAAGCCGAAGACCGTTATTATCCTGAACTAGATATCGATCAGGAACGAGCCGTTCTCTATTTTTCTGCAAGGTATTCTATCGAGCAGGTTTCAGAAATCCTCGGTTATTCAAAGAATACTATTTATAAATGGCGAGCCGAAAAGCCATTTAAGGATGCTTTGGAACGAGAAGGGAGTCTCGTCATACAACTCCAAAGGGATCGGTTCCATCGGAGCATCGACGAAGCGTTTAACACGCTCCATAAAGGAATCTCTGGTAAGAATGGTAGCCCAAGTCTTGCCTTTCAGGTGTTGAAGGAAACAGGGCACCTTCCGACTACAAAGGAAAAGTCCGCTCAAAAGAAACAGGTCGAGCAACTCCTCGCTCAATTTTTAGCCGAGATGAAGGAAGCCGTTGATGGGGGTCTTGGTGAATCAGAAAACTAA
- a CDS encoding dATP/dGTP diphosphohydrolase domain-containing protein codes for MEQQSDPTGRSAHEPGAKLDAGKLRYSLILRSMSGAITEVVKVAEYGARKYSVDGWRSVPDGIQRYTEALDRHNFAEINEDTDPESNLLHAAHLAWNALARLQLILEKKDGGESENGS; via the coding sequence ATGGAACAACAATCAGACCCGACCGGAAGGTCTGCACATGAGCCTGGGGCGAAATTGGATGCAGGAAAACTCCGTTATAGCCTGATTCTTAGGAGTATGTCGGGGGCGATCACCGAAGTCGTAAAAGTAGCGGAATACGGAGCTCGAAAGTATTCAGTGGATGGCTGGAGATCTGTTCCGGACGGAATTCAAAGATATACAGAAGCGCTTGACCGGCATAACTTCGCGGAAATTAACGAGGACACGGATCCTGAGTCAAACTTACTCCATGCGGCCCACCTTGCTTGGAATGCTCTCGCGAGATTACAATTGATTTTGGAAAAAAAAGACGGTGGGGAAAGTGAAAATGGATCCTAA